From Lolium perenne isolate Kyuss_39 chromosome 5, Kyuss_2.0, whole genome shotgun sequence, a single genomic window includes:
- the LOC127346342 gene encoding uncharacterized protein has translation MSRSSLITVLLAMITVLATTTVQADSPVCAYPCLPSPNSGGIINSYPPPPPAATDGGAGGGFGGSYPPPPPGGFPLSPPGVMPGFLPPPYSAVPAGPAPPPPNPVLPWFPWYYQHDNPITGSTTSASPPPAVHRRTTSMVALLLHLCLVILLRAS, from the coding sequence ATGTCTAGATCCTCCCTGATCACCGTCCTCCTCGCCATGATCACCGTGCTGGCAACCACGACGGTGCAGGCGGACTCGCCGGTCTGCGCGTACCCGTGCCTCCCTTCACCAAACTCCGGTGGCATCATCAACAGTTACCCGCCACCGCCACCAGCAGCAACCGAtggtggcgccggcggcggctTCGGCGGCAGCTACCCGCCGCCACCGCCTGGGGGCTTCCCGCTATCCCCGCCTGGTGTCATGCCGGGTTTCCTCCCGCCGCCGTACAGCGCCGTCCCGGCCGGGCCAGCTCCACCGCCGCCGAACCCGGTCCTGCCGTGGTTCCCCTGGTACTACCAGCACGACAACCCGATCACTGGGTCCACCACGTCGGCGTCCCCGCCACCGGCCGTGCACCGGAGGACGACGAGCATGGTTGCCCTGCTGCTCCATCTGTGTCTGGTGATTCTTCTTCGGGCGTCGTAG